The following proteins are co-located in the Microcystis wesenbergii NRERC-220 genome:
- a CDS encoding LL-diaminopimelate aminotransferase, producing the protein MATINSNYLKLKAGYLFPEIARRVQAFAAANADANIIRLGIGDVTEPLPLACREAMIKAVEEMGDRSSFKGYGPEQGYAWLREKIAVHDFQARGCEISADEIFISDGSKCDTGNILDIFGDNNSIAVTDPVYPVYVDTNVMAGHTGEANDRGEYEGLIYLPITAENNFTAQIPAEKVDLIYLCFPNNPTGATATREHLTAWVNYARANGSIIFFDAAYEAFITDASLPHSIYEIEGARQCAIEFRSFSKNAGFTGTRCALTVVPQSLTAKAADGTDVQLWKLWNRRQSTKFNGVSYIVQRGAEAVYSPEGQAQVQELVKFYLQNATIIREKLTAAGLEVHGGVNAPYVWVKTPQGLSSWDFFDKLLHTCNVVGTPGSGFGAAGEGYFRLSAFNSRANVEAAMERIISKFQG; encoded by the coding sequence ATGGCAACCATTAACAGTAATTACTTAAAACTAAAAGCGGGTTATCTTTTTCCGGAAATTGCCCGACGAGTCCAAGCTTTTGCGGCAGCCAATGCCGATGCTAATATTATCCGTCTGGGGATTGGGGATGTCACCGAACCTTTGCCCCTAGCTTGTCGCGAGGCCATGATCAAAGCAGTGGAGGAAATGGGCGATCGCTCTAGCTTTAAGGGTTACGGTCCCGAACAGGGTTATGCTTGGTTAAGGGAGAAAATCGCCGTCCATGATTTTCAGGCTCGCGGTTGTGAGATAAGTGCCGATGAAATCTTTATTTCTGACGGTTCTAAGTGCGATACGGGCAATATTCTCGATATTTTTGGAGATAATAACTCGATCGCTGTGACCGACCCAGTATATCCCGTTTACGTCGATACTAACGTTATGGCCGGACACACGGGAGAGGCTAACGACCGCGGCGAATACGAGGGGTTGATTTATCTGCCAATTACCGCCGAAAATAACTTTACTGCCCAGATTCCGGCGGAAAAAGTCGATTTAATCTATCTCTGTTTTCCCAACAATCCCACCGGGGCCACGGCTACCAGAGAACACTTGACAGCTTGGGTCAATTATGCCAGGGCCAACGGATCGATTATCTTTTTTGATGCGGCCTACGAGGCCTTTATCACCGATGCCAGTTTACCCCATTCCATCTATGAAATCGAGGGGGCGCGGCAATGTGCGATCGAATTTCGCTCTTTTTCTAAAAATGCCGGTTTTACCGGGACCCGTTGCGCTTTAACCGTGGTTCCCCAAAGTCTCACGGCCAAAGCGGCCGACGGGACGGATGTGCAACTCTGGAAACTGTGGAATCGTCGGCAATCGACCAAATTTAACGGCGTTTCCTACATTGTCCAACGGGGGGCCGAGGCGGTTTATTCCCCGGAAGGACAAGCACAAGTACAAGAACTTGTCAAGTTTTATTTACAAAATGCAACAATTATCCGAGAAAAATTAACCGCCGCCGGTTTAGAAGTCCATGGCGGCGTAAATGCGCCCTACGTTTGGGTAAAAACGCCCCAAGGTCTATCGAGTTGGGATTTCTTCGATAAACTGCTACATACCTGTAATGTGGTGGGAACCCCCGGATCTGGCTTTGGGGCTGCCGGAGAGGGTTATTTCCGGCTGTCGGCTTTTAATAGTCGTGCCAACGTCGAGGCCGCCATGGAGAGAATTATCAGTAAATTTCAAGGCTAA
- a CDS encoding DUF2839 domain-containing protein — MGESKRRQSALGDKYGQEENILPWLPITKSQAAQAYKLTTRGAWIGIGVLAGVWVVIRFVGPAFGWWDVQ; from the coding sequence ATGGGTGAATCAAAACGTCGTCAATCGGCCCTGGGTGATAAATATGGACAGGAGGAAAATATCCTGCCTTGGCTACCGATTACCAAAAGTCAAGCAGCCCAAGCTTACAAGTTAACCACTAGGGGGGCATGGATTGGTATAGGAGTTTTAGCCGGGGTTTGGGTAGTTATTCGCTTTGTCGGGCCAGCTTTCGGTTGGTGGGATGTCCAATAA
- a CDS encoding AAA-like domain-containing protein, protein MTRWFNIAGPCKDDIHYMLSPTVRLPDLEELIQQRSYFVLHAPRQTGKTTAMLALAKQLTDTGNYAAVMVSVEVGSAFNHDPAAAELAILGTWYNTIEDSLPTELQPAAKQWQQEEPGSRIKAFLRGWAKAINRPIVLFIDEIDSLQDQTLISVLRQLRDGFPNRPENFPTSVGLIGLRDVRDYKVASGGSDRLNTSSPFNIKVASLTMRNFNLAEVGELYQQHTAATGQIFTPEARETAFYLTQGQPWLVNALAKEIVEKMVKDRSITITKEHILTAKEILINRQDTHLDSLAEKLREKRVKNIIEPILAGQTLPDTLADDRQYLIDLGLLRRDPMGGLVISNPIYREVIPRVLVQGTQDSLPLISPSWLTAKGELNIDALLTAFLKFWRQHGEPLLSSAAYHEIAPHIVLMAFLHRVVNGGGVLEREYAIGSDRMDLCLQYKDVTLGIELKVWRDKKRDPQADGIEQLESYLGRLGLDFGWLFIFDRRKNALPMEERLSTEVVVTENQYRITVIRA, encoded by the coding sequence ATGACTCGCTGGTTTAATATTGCCGGTCCCTGTAAAGACGATATCCACTATATGCTATCTCCCACAGTCAGATTACCAGATTTAGAGGAGCTAATTCAACAACGTAGTTATTTTGTCCTTCACGCACCACGACAAACAGGGAAAACCACCGCCATGTTAGCCCTAGCAAAACAACTTACCGATACCGGAAATTATGCCGCAGTCATGGTATCTGTAGAAGTAGGAAGTGCATTTAATCATGATCCTGCTGCCGCAGAATTGGCAATTTTAGGAACTTGGTATAATACAATTGAGGATAGTTTACCGACCGAATTACAACCTGCTGCTAAACAATGGCAACAGGAAGAACCAGGAAGCAGAATTAAGGCTTTTTTAAGAGGTTGGGCAAAAGCCATCAATCGTCCCATAGTATTATTTATAGATGAAATTGACTCTTTACAAGACCAAACATTAATATCAGTTTTGCGACAGTTAAGAGATGGTTTTCCTAATCGTCCTGAAAATTTTCCGACCTCAGTAGGATTAATTGGTTTACGAGATGTGAGAGATTATAAAGTAGCATCGGGTGGTAGTGATAGATTAAATACATCTAGTCCTTTTAATATAAAAGTTGCTTCTCTTACCATGCGAAATTTTAATCTTGCAGAAGTAGGAGAATTATATCAACAACATACAGCAGCAACTGGACAAATTTTTACACCAGAAGCTAGAGAAACAGCATTTTATTTAACTCAAGGACAACCTTGGTTAGTCAATGCTTTAGCTAAAGAAATTGTAGAAAAAATGGTAAAAGATAGAAGTATTACTATTACCAAAGAACATATTTTAACAGCCAAAGAAATATTAATTAATCGTCAGGATACTCATTTAGATAGTTTAGCGGAAAAACTCAGAGAAAAACGAGTTAAAAACATTATTGAACCGATTTTAGCAGGGCAAACCTTACCCGATACTCTAGCAGATGATCGCCAATATTTAATAGATTTAGGATTATTACGACGTGATCCGATGGGGGGATTAGTTATTTCTAACCCCATTTATCGTGAAGTTATTCCCCGGGTTTTAGTACAAGGAACTCAGGACAGTTTACCTTTAATTAGTCCTAGTTGGTTGACAGCAAAAGGTGAATTAAATATAGATGCTTTATTAACAGCATTTCTCAAGTTTTGGCGACAACATGGAGAACCATTATTAAGTAGTGCTGCTTACCATGAAATTGCTCCGCATATAGTATTAATGGCTTTTTTACATCGTGTGGTTAATGGTGGGGGAGTTTTAGAAAGGGAATATGCAATTGGTAGCGATAGAATGGATTTATGTTTACAGTATAAAGATGTAACTTTAGGGATTGAATTAAAAGTATGGCGGGATAAAAAACGCGATCCGCAAGCTGATGGAATTGAACAATTAGAATCTTATTTAGGGCGTTTGGGTTTAGATTTTGGTTGGTTATTTATCTTTGATAGGCGCAAAAATGCCTTACCAATGGAAGAAAGGTTATCAACTGAAGTTGTGGTGACAGAAAATCAATATAGAATTACTGTGATTCGGGCATGA
- a CDS encoding competence/damage-inducible protein A — translation MAAEIICVGTELLLGDIVNTNAQYLALELAKLGIPHYYQTVVGDNVERLKKAIAIARERSSILIFTGGLGPTPDDLTTETIADFFQTPLREDQEILAEIEAKFTILGREMPPSNSKQALIPVGADFLPNPTGTAPGMIWQPQTNLTILTFPGVPSEMKRMWVETAIPYLESQGWGKERIYSRSLKFRGIGESALAEKVVHLFDLTNPTVAPYAGLGEVRLRIATKAPSLEAALQVIEPVATEIKEIAGLDYFGADDDTLPAVVGELLRRQKQTLSVAESCTGGGLGEIITQIAGSSDYFWGGVISYDNRVKVALLDVNERDLNNFGAVSAIVAQQMALGVQKRLATDWGISITGIAGPGGGSETKPVGIVYIGLADPEGKVTVSEHRFGENRDRLTIRQISAYTALDRLRRNLLTIS, via the coding sequence ATGGCCGCTGAAATTATTTGTGTAGGAACGGAATTATTATTAGGGGATATAGTTAACACTAACGCCCAATATTTAGCCCTAGAATTGGCAAAATTAGGTATTCCCCATTATTATCAAACGGTGGTGGGGGATAATGTGGAAAGACTGAAAAAAGCGATCGCTATTGCCCGAGAACGTTCCTCAATTTTAATTTTTACCGGGGGACTGGGACCGACTCCCGACGATTTAACCACAGAAACAATCGCCGATTTTTTCCAAACGCCCCTCAGAGAAGATCAGGAGATATTAGCAGAAATCGAGGCTAAATTTACGATTTTAGGGCGAGAAATGCCCCCTAGTAACAGTAAACAGGCTTTAATACCCGTGGGAGCCGATTTTTTGCCAAATCCAACGGGAACCGCCCCCGGCATGATCTGGCAACCACAGACTAACCTGACTATTCTCACTTTCCCCGGAGTACCCTCAGAAATGAAGAGAATGTGGGTAGAAACGGCGATTCCTTACCTAGAAAGTCAAGGATGGGGCAAAGAGAGGATTTATAGTCGTTCTCTGAAATTTCGCGGTATCGGTGAGTCAGCTTTAGCGGAAAAAGTTGTCCATTTATTTGATCTGACTAATCCCACCGTTGCCCCCTATGCTGGTTTAGGCGAAGTGCGTTTGCGAATTGCGACGAAAGCCCCTTCTTTAGAGGCTGCTTTGCAGGTAATTGAACCGGTAGCGACGGAAATTAAGGAAATTGCCGGATTAGATTATTTTGGTGCTGATGATGATACTTTACCCGCAGTGGTGGGGGAACTGTTGCGGCGACAAAAACAAACTTTGAGTGTGGCAGAATCCTGTACTGGAGGAGGATTAGGGGAAATTATCACCCAAATCGCTGGCAGTTCCGATTATTTTTGGGGTGGGGTTATTTCCTACGATAATCGGGTAAAAGTTGCCCTCTTAGACGTAAATGAGCGGGATTTAAATAATTTCGGGGCTGTCAGTGCCATTGTTGCCCAACAGATGGCCCTAGGGGTGCAAAAACGCCTCGCTACCGATTGGGGGATCAGTATCACGGGTATTGCCGGACCAGGAGGCGGCAGCGAGACAAAACCCGTGGGCATAGTTTATATCGGTTTAGCCGATCCTGAAGGAAAAGTGACTGTATCAGAGCATCGTTTCGGAGAAAATCGAGATCGCTTGACAATTCGTCAGATTAGTGCTTATACCGCGCTCGATCGCCTACGCCGGAATTTATTAACAATATCTTAA
- a CDS encoding Hsp70 family protein, whose translation MFYAIDFGTSNTVITRWNGATNRAETVKLSELSQQIADNPPLIPSLLYIKSANPLQVIAGQAVRDRGLDIDRDPRFFRRFKRGIGAKIQGFLPELEETVLSFEGVGQWFLDSIIDHLKNTTPETPQSLVLTVPVDSFESYRNWLSNVCQGWEIEQIRLIDEPTAAALGYGTTGDQVILVVDFGGGTLDLSLVQLDLDNPQKNQGFILKWGEKLLGNNSAQKTKLARVLAKAGTNLGGSDIDDWIVDYFAQKQSLAKTSLTTRLAERLKIKLSSQLTAEEVYFDEENFESYELSLDREQLTDILQQQNFFNQLDDLMTGVLQQGRRNGVEVSDIDAVLLVGGTVQIPAVKDWVRQYFDSSKIKEDRPFEAIALGALQLAQGYQVKDFLYHSYGIRYWNRRKNAHAWHPIINSGQPYPMEKPVELVLGASVDNQPSIELIIGELGPERGAMEVYFDGDKLITRSLGNGETSVQPLNDREGARSIAKLDPLGLPGKDRIKVQFWIDDQCFLRINVEDLLSQELLLNNQIVTKLS comes from the coding sequence GTGTTCTACGCTATTGATTTCGGAACCAGTAATACCGTCATTACTCGTTGGAATGGGGCGACAAATAGGGCCGAAACCGTGAAATTATCGGAGTTATCCCAACAAATAGCCGACAATCCGCCACTAATTCCCAGTTTACTCTATATTAAATCAGCCAATCCCCTGCAAGTAATTGCCGGTCAAGCGGTACGGGATCGGGGTTTAGATATCGATCGAGATCCGCGTTTTTTTCGTCGCTTTAAACGAGGTATCGGGGCAAAAATTCAAGGATTTTTACCGGAATTAGAGGAAACTGTCCTCAGTTTCGAGGGGGTTGGCCAATGGTTTCTCGATAGCATCATCGACCACTTAAAAAACACCACCCCGGAAACCCCCCAATCTCTAGTTTTAACCGTCCCCGTCGATAGTTTTGAAAGTTACCGCAATTGGTTAAGTAATGTTTGTCAGGGTTGGGAAATCGAACAAATTCGCCTAATTGATGAACCCACGGCCGCCGCTTTGGGTTATGGAACCACTGGGGATCAAGTGATTTTAGTGGTAGATTTTGGCGGTGGCACTCTCGATCTTTCTTTGGTACAATTAGATTTAGATAATCCTCAAAAAAATCAAGGTTTTATTCTCAAGTGGGGAGAAAAACTTTTAGGCAATAATTCTGCCCAAAAAACTAAACTAGCGAGAGTTTTAGCCAAGGCGGGGACAAATTTAGGGGGGTCAGATATCGACGATTGGATTGTCGATTATTTTGCCCAAAAGCAATCTTTAGCGAAAACTTCCTTGACTACTCGTCTAGCAGAAAGATTAAAAATTAAACTTTCTTCCCAATTAACCGCCGAGGAGGTATATTTTGATGAGGAAAATTTCGAGAGTTACGAGTTAAGCTTAGATCGAGAACAATTGACCGATATTCTCCAACAACAAAACTTTTTTAATCAATTAGATGATTTAATGACGGGAGTTTTGCAACAGGGAAGACGCAATGGGGTTGAAGTTAGCGATATCGATGCGGTGTTATTAGTCGGGGGAACCGTACAAATTCCGGCGGTAAAAGATTGGGTGCGACAGTATTTTGATAGTAGTAAAATTAAAGAGGATCGACCCTTTGAAGCGATCGCTTTGGGAGCGTTACAATTAGCCCAAGGTTATCAAGTCAAAGATTTTCTTTATCATAGCTACGGGATTCGTTACTGGAATCGTCGCAAAAATGCCCACGCTTGGCATCCGATTATTAACTCCGGACAACCCTATCCTATGGAAAAACCCGTGGAATTAGTCCTAGGTGCTTCCGTGGACAATCAACCTAGCATTGAATTAATTATCGGCGAATTAGGCCCAGAAAGGGGGGCAATGGAGGTCTATTTTGATGGTGATAAATTAATTACTCGTTCCCTCGGTAATGGAGAAACTAGCGTCCAACCCTTAAATGATCGCGAGGGGGCCCGATCGATCGCTAAACTCGATCCTTTAGGTTTGCCTGGCAAAGATCGCATTAAAGTGCAGTTCTGGATTGATGATCAGTGTTTCCTGCGGATTAATGTGGAAGATTTACTCAGTCAAGAATTGTTACTAAATAATCAAATCGTCACCAAATTAAGCTAG
- a CDS encoding Uma2 family endonuclease translates to MLAVTSSPETLSLEIPSAIALSITLEQFEALAVVNRDLKLERTAQGELIVNPPTGGESGQRNFRITGQLFRWCEENEALGVGFDSSTGFMLPNGAIRSPDLSWVSRERWESLTPKQKKGFIPLCPDFVVELRSESDSLDKLQKKLLEYKENGARLGWLIDPQNRQVEIYRQGKEVEILENPTDLSGEDVLPNFSLNLKL, encoded by the coding sequence ATGTTAGCAGTTACTAGCTCACCCGAAACCCTCTCCTTAGAAATTCCTAGCGCGATCGCTCTCTCTATCACCCTTGAACAGTTTGAAGCCCTTGCTGTGGTCAACCGTGACTTAAAATTAGAACGTACAGCCCAAGGAGAATTAATCGTGAATCCCCCGACAGGTGGTGAATCAGGACAGCGAAATTTTCGTATAACAGGACAATTGTTTCGCTGGTGCGAAGAAAATGAAGCTTTGGGAGTCGGGTTTGACTCTTCCACTGGATTTATGCTACCAAATGGGGCGATTCGTTCTCCCGATCTATCCTGGGTGAGTCGAGAACGCTGGGAATCTTTAACCCCTAAGCAGAAAAAGGGATTTATTCCTCTCTGTCCCGATTTTGTGGTGGAATTGCGGTCTGAATCCGATAGTCTTGACAAATTACAGAAAAAACTGCTCGAATATAAGGAAAATGGCGCAAGGTTAGGCTGGTTAATCGATCCGCAGAATCGGCAAGTTGAAATTTATCGTCAAGGAAAGGAAGTAGAGATCTTAGAAAATCCCACTGATTTATCGGGTGAAGATGTTTTACCCAATTTTAGCTTAAATTTAAAGCTCTGA
- a CDS encoding DUF29 domain-containing protein, which produces MSIEKSLVSSGKSLYQEDFYRWLQETANLLKEHRFEKLDLENLIEEIETMGRSEKRELESRLTIIAEHLLKLTYWLTEKEANAQGWRSTVVEQRRQVQRLLKESPSLRRLIPEIWIDCYQAAREDTFRKYQLAADLFPIESPFTLAEILDYDYLP; this is translated from the coding sequence ATGAGCATCGAAAAGTCTTTAGTCTCGTCAGGTAAAAGTCTTTATCAAGAAGATTTCTACCGATGGTTACAAGAAACCGCTAACTTGCTCAAAGAACATCGTTTTGAAAAATTAGACTTGGAAAATTTGATCGAAGAAATTGAAACGATGGGAAGGAGTGAAAAACGAGAACTAGAAAGTCGCTTAACCATCATTGCCGAACATCTGCTTAAATTGACTTACTGGCTAACTGAAAAGGAAGCAAATGCTCAAGGGTGGCGCAGCACAGTTGTTGAACAACGCCGACAAGTTCAACGCTTATTAAAAGAGAGTCCAAGTCTGAGAAGATTGATTCCTGAAATCTGGATAGATTGTTATCAAGCAGCCAGAGAAGATACTTTCAGAAAATATCAACTTGCTGCTGATTTATTCCCGATTGAATCACCCTTCACCCTTGCAGAAATCCTTGATTATGACTATCTTCCTTAA
- a CDS encoding Uma2 family endonuclease — protein MMTVVEVKFNSFQLSDEQFFQLCQDNRDLRLERNPKGDLIIMPPTGGKTGNSNGRITQQLFNWSDNNGTGIAFDSSTGFKLPNGADRSPDAAWIPLEKWQALTPQQKERFLPLSPDFVIELMSPRDNIETARKKMQEYLDNGTRLGWLINRKTRQVEIYRQGQAVEILTNPESLSGENILPEFSLNLTLIW, from the coding sequence ATGATGACAGTAGTAGAAGTTAAATTTAACTCGTTTCAACTCAGCGATGAACAGTTCTTTCAACTTTGTCAGGATAACCGAGATTTGCGCTTGGAACGCAACCCAAAAGGAGATTTAATTATTATGCCACCGACGGGAGGAAAAACGGGCAATAGTAACGGTAGAATCACCCAACAATTATTTAATTGGTCAGATAACAATGGTACGGGTATCGCTTTTGATTCTTCCACAGGATTTAAACTACCTAACGGGGCCGATCGCTCTCCCGATGCTGCTTGGATACCTTTAGAAAAATGGCAAGCTTTAACCCCACAACAAAAGGAAAGATTTTTACCTCTATCTCCCGATTTTGTCATTGAATTAATGTCTCCTAGGGACAACATAGAAACGGCTAGGAAAAAAATGCAGGAATATTTAGATAATGGGACTCGTTTAGGTTGGTTAATCAATAGAAAAACTAGACAAGTAGAAATTTATCGTCAAGGACAGGCAGTAGAAATTTTAACTAATCCAGAGAGTTTATCGGGGGAGAATATTCTGCCAGAATTTAGTTTAAATCTTACTTTGATTTGGTAA
- a CDS encoding Uma2 family endonuclease: MTVEVKFNSFQLSDEQFFQLCQDNRDLRLERNPKGDLIIMPPTGGETSNSNAGITAQLWLWNNLNKLGVVFDSSGGFKLPNGADRSPDAAWIPLDKWQALTPQQKERFLPLSPDFVIELMSPRDNIETARKKMQEYLDNGTRLGWLINRKTREVEIYRQGQTVEILTNPESLSGENILSQFVLELDSIW; encoded by the coding sequence ATGACAGTAGAAGTTAAATTTAACTCGTTTCAACTCAGCGATGAACAGTTCTTTCAACTTTGTCAGGATAACCGAGATTTGCGCTTGGAACGCAACCCAAAAGGAGATTTAATTATTATGCCACCGACTGGAGGAGAAACCAGTAATTCTAACGCTGGAATCACTGCCCAATTATGGTTATGGAATAACCTAAATAAATTAGGTGTAGTTTTTGATTCTTCTGGAGGATTTAAACTACCGAATGGGGCCGATCGCTCTCCCGATGCTGCTTGGATACCTTTAGATAAATGGCAAGCTTTAACCCCGCAACAAAAGGAAAGATTTTTACCTCTATCTCCCGATTTTGTCATTGAATTAATGTCTCCTAGGGACAACATAGAAACGGCTAGGAAAAAAATGCAGGAATATTTAGATAATGGGACTCGTTTAGGTTGGTTAATCAATAGAAAAACTAGAGAAGTGGAAATTTATCGTCAAGGACAGACAGTAGAAATTTTAACCAATCCGGAGAGTTTATCGGGGGAAAATATTTTATCTCAATTTGTCTTAGAACTTGATAGTATTTGGTAA
- the accC gene encoding acetyl-CoA carboxylase biotin carboxylase subunit — protein MQFAKILIANRGEIALRILHSCEELGIRTVAVHSTIDRHALHVQLADESVCIGPPPSSKSYLNIPNIISAALTRNATAIHPGYGFLAENARFAEICADHQLTFIGPSPSAILAMGDKSTAKKTMQKAGVPTIPGSGGLITSEAEAKRIADDIGYPVLIKATAGGGGRGMRLVKSADELGNMLKAAQGEAEAAFGNSGVYLEKFIECPRHIEFQILADSHGNVIHLGERDCSIQRRHQKLLEEAPSPFLTPHLRSKMGNAAVKAAKSINYVGVGTVEFLVDKHGNFYFMEMNTRIQVEHPVTEMITGIDLIREQILVAQGEKLQIKQDQVIFRGHSIECRINAEDPDHNFRPHPGKISGYLPPGGPGVRMDSHVYTDYEIPPYYDSLIGKLIVWGENRETAIKRMKRALRECAITGVPTTIDFHRKILETPAFLAGDVYTNFIQEHLLP, from the coding sequence ATGCAGTTTGCCAAGATATTAATCGCCAATCGCGGGGAAATCGCCTTAAGAATCCTTCATAGTTGCGAAGAATTGGGCATTAGAACCGTTGCCGTCCACTCTACCATCGATCGCCATGCCCTTCATGTTCAATTGGCCGATGAGAGTGTTTGTATTGGTCCGCCTCCGAGCAGCAAAAGTTACTTAAATATCCCTAATATCATCTCGGCTGCCCTAACACGCAACGCCACGGCCATCCATCCCGGTTACGGTTTTTTGGCAGAAAACGCCCGCTTTGCCGAAATTTGTGCCGATCATCAGTTAACTTTTATCGGTCCGTCTCCCAGTGCTATTCTGGCTATGGGCGATAAATCCACCGCTAAAAAAACCATGCAAAAAGCGGGAGTTCCCACTATCCCCGGCAGTGGTGGTTTAATTACCTCGGAAGCGGAAGCAAAGCGTATCGCTGATGACATCGGTTATCCTGTCCTGATTAAAGCCACTGCGGGGGGTGGAGGGCGTGGAATGCGTCTTGTCAAGAGTGCAGATGAACTAGGTAATATGTTAAAAGCCGCCCAAGGGGAAGCAGAAGCGGCTTTTGGCAATTCGGGAGTATATCTAGAAAAATTTATCGAATGTCCCCGACATATCGAGTTTCAGATTTTGGCCGATAGTCACGGTAACGTAATCCATTTAGGAGAAAGAGACTGTTCGATTCAGCGACGACACCAAAAACTGCTAGAAGAGGCCCCCAGTCCCTTCTTAACGCCCCATTTACGCTCAAAAATGGGTAATGCCGCCGTTAAAGCCGCTAAATCGATTAATTACGTCGGGGTGGGAACCGTGGAATTTTTAGTCGATAAACACGGTAATTTTTACTTCATGGAAATGAACACCCGTATTCAGGTGGAACACCCCGTCACGGAGATGATCACGGGGATAGACCTGATCCGAGAACAAATTCTGGTGGCACAGGGCGAAAAACTGCAAATTAAGCAAGATCAGGTGATATTTAGAGGACATTCGATCGAGTGTCGCATTAATGCCGAGGATCCCGATCACAATTTTCGCCCTCACCCCGGCAAAATTAGCGGTTATCTGCCCCCCGGTGGTCCGGGTGTCCGCATGGATTCCCACGTTTACACCGATTACGAAATCCCCCCCTATTACGATTCCCTAATTGGTAAGTTAATTGTCTGGGGAGAAAATCGCGAAACTGCGATTAAACGCATGAAACGCGCCCTGCGGGAATGTGCGATCACGGGAGTACCGACAACTATTGATTTCCATCGTAAAATATTGGAAACTCCCGCCTTTTTAGCCGGAGATGTTTACACTAATTTCATCCAAGAACATCTCTTGCCCTAG
- the hisD gene encoding histidinol dehydrogenase, with protein sequence MLRIITEPWSARTELRRIRERFDDPEIREKESLVREIVDQVRLAGDRSLVDYTEKFYQQSLNLQQLKVSGSELDAAYQQVSQDLLNAIAVACEKMDAFHRQRLPKAWVQFPEDGTVRGKRYQPVNSVGIVVPDGKRAYLSLLLQQAIPAKIAGVKRIVMVSPADEDLRIHPAILVAAQSVGISEIYRVAGPQAIAALAYGTKTIAPVEMIAGIGDFYTNLAKKLVSDHVKIDYLSITSDLVIIADNQANPRQLALDLLAQAEQYSLAAAILLTTDKALALIVQEEVQKQLQVHPQRLLTEKAIAHYGLIVVVESLEKAIELSNLFAPTHLSLMIDEPWEKLSSVRQSGTILLGSTTPKAVADYLGCPVGVETFLDSATLIEYPADSFASIAHNLQILAQAEGFTATDGAIESRGRDGTEKN encoded by the coding sequence ATGTTGCGAATTATCACAGAGCCATGGTCAGCCAGAACGGAACTGAGACGAATTCGGGAACGGTTCGACGATCCGGAAATTCGGGAAAAAGAATCGCTTGTCCGAGAGATTGTCGATCAGGTGCGACTTGCTGGCGATCGCTCGTTGGTGGATTACACAGAAAAATTCTATCAACAGTCCCTTAATCTACAGCAACTGAAGGTGAGTGGCTCGGAACTCGATGCTGCTTATCAACAGGTGTCGCAGGACTTATTAAATGCGATCGCTGTTGCCTGTGAAAAAATGGATGCTTTTCACCGTCAGCGTCTTCCCAAAGCTTGGGTCCAGTTTCCTGAGGATGGTACGGTTCGGGGGAAACGTTATCAACCAGTTAACAGTGTGGGAATTGTCGTTCCCGATGGTAAACGAGCCTATCTCAGTTTATTGCTCCAACAGGCGATTCCTGCCAAAATAGCGGGGGTTAAACGGATTGTCATGGTATCCCCCGCCGATGAGGATTTACGCATCCATCCGGCGATTTTAGTGGCAGCCCAATCGGTGGGTATTAGTGAGATTTATCGGGTGGCTGGACCACAGGCGATCGCCGCTTTAGCCTACGGCACAAAAACGATCGCTCCCGTGGAGATGATTGCCGGAATAGGTGATTTTTATACTAATTTGGCTAAAAAACTGGTTTCTGACCATGTAAAAATCGATTATCTCTCTATTACTTCTGATTTGGTTATTATTGCCGATAATCAAGCTAATCCCAGACAGTTGGCCCTAGATCTATTAGCGCAAGCGGAACAGTATTCTCTAGCGGCTGCGATTTTATTGACGACGGATAAGGCTTTGGCGTTAATAGTACAGGAAGAAGTACAAAAACAGTTACAGGTACATCCCCAGAGATTGTTAACGGAAAAAGCGATCGCTCATTATGGCTTAATCGTGGTGGTGGAATCATTGGAAAAAGCGATCGAATTATCGAATCTTTTTGCTCCCACCCATTTATCCTTAATGATCGATGAGCCTTGGGAAAAGCTATCTTCTGTGAGACAATCGGGAACTATTCTCCTCGGTTCCACTACTCCAAAAGCGGTGGCTGATTATTTGGGTTGTCCTGTGGGAGTGGAAACTTTTCTCGATTCCGCCACTTTGATCGAATATCCTGCCGATTCTTTCGCCTCCATAGCCCACAATCTGCAAATATTAGCGCAAGCGGAGGGATTTACGGCAACGGACGGGGCTATAGAATCCCGAGGTCGCGACGGAACCGAGAAAAACTAA